One window of Kosakonia cowanii JCM 10956 = DSM 18146 genomic DNA carries:
- the panF gene encoding sodium/pantothenate symporter gives MQTEIIAVLVIYLFIVFGLSFYAMRQRSSGTFLSEYFLGSRSMGGFVLAMTLTATYVSASSFIGGPGAAYKFGLGWVLLAMIQVPTIWLSLGILGKKFAILARRYNAITLNDMLMARYQSRAVVWLASISLLVAFVGAIAVQFIGGARLLETAAGIKYESGLLIFGITIALYTAFGGFRASVLNDTMQGMVMLIGTLVLLAGVIHAAGGLHHAVDTLRQIDPKLVSPHGASDILTPAFMTSFWVLVCFGVIGLPHTAVRCISYKDSKSVHRGIIIGTIVIALLMLGMHLAGALGRAVLPHLSVPDQVIPTLMVEVLPPWAAGLFLAAPMAAIMSNVNAHLLQASATIIKDLWLSAQPTKIRHEPRLKRISTATTLILGVLMMLAAWRPPEMIIWLNLLAFGGLEAVFLWPLVLGLYWERANAAGALSAMIVGGVLYAVLATLNIQYLGFHPIVPSLLLSLLAFVVGNRFGRPVPQAASLSANQ, from the coding sequence ATGCAAACTGAAATTATTGCCGTGCTGGTGATCTACCTGTTCATCGTTTTCGGCCTCTCCTTCTATGCTATGCGTCAGCGCAGCAGCGGCACCTTCCTGAGCGAGTATTTCCTCGGCAGCCGCTCGATGGGCGGATTTGTGCTGGCGATGACCCTGACGGCGACCTATGTCAGCGCAAGCTCCTTTATCGGCGGCCCTGGCGCTGCCTATAAATTCGGCCTCGGCTGGGTGCTGCTGGCGATGATTCAGGTGCCGACCATCTGGCTGTCGCTCGGTATCCTTGGCAAAAAATTCGCCATTCTTGCCCGCCGCTATAACGCCATTACCCTCAACGATATGTTGATGGCCCGCTACCAGAGCCGGGCGGTGGTGTGGCTTGCCAGCATCAGTTTACTGGTGGCCTTTGTCGGGGCGATTGCGGTGCAGTTTATCGGCGGCGCGCGGCTGCTGGAGACCGCTGCGGGCATCAAGTATGAATCTGGCCTGCTGATTTTCGGCATCACCATTGCGCTCTACACCGCGTTTGGCGGTTTTCGCGCAAGCGTACTGAACGACACCATGCAGGGAATGGTGATGTTGATCGGCACGCTTGTTCTGCTGGCGGGGGTGATCCACGCGGCGGGCGGCCTGCATCATGCGGTTGATACCCTGCGGCAGATCGACCCGAAACTGGTCAGCCCGCACGGCGCAAGCGATATCCTGACCCCTGCCTTTATGACCTCCTTCTGGGTGCTGGTCTGCTTCGGCGTGATTGGCCTGCCGCATACCGCCGTGCGCTGCATCTCTTATAAAGACAGTAAATCGGTGCATCGCGGCATTATTATCGGCACCATTGTGATTGCGCTATTGATGCTCGGTATGCACCTGGCGGGCGCGCTGGGCCGGGCGGTGCTGCCGCATCTGTCGGTGCCGGACCAGGTGATCCCAACCTTAATGGTGGAAGTGCTGCCACCGTGGGCGGCCGGGCTGTTTCTCGCCGCGCCGATGGCGGCGATCATGTCTAACGTCAACGCTCATCTGTTACAAGCTTCTGCCACCATCATTAAAGATCTGTGGCTCAGCGCCCAGCCGACTAAAATTCGTCATGAGCCGCGTCTGAAGCGTATTTCGACGGCAACCACGCTCATTCTCGGTGTGCTGATGATGCTGGCCGCATGGCGTCCGCCGGAGATGATCATCTGGCTGAACCTGCTGGCGTTCGGCGGTCTTGAAGCCGTATTCCTGTGGCCGCTGGTGCTGGGGCTTTACTGGGAGCGCGCAAATGCCGCAGGCGCGCTTAGCGCCATGATTGTCGGCGGCGTGCTGTATGCCGTGCTCGCCACCCTGAATATTCAGTATCTGGGCTTTCATCCGATTGTGCCCTCGCTGCTGCTAAGTTTGTTAGCCTTTGTGGTCGGGAACCGTTTTGGTCGCCCGGTGCCGCAGGCTGCTTCCCTTTCTGCTAATCAATAA
- a CDS encoding YhdT family protein, translating into MDNRFVQAHIEARWALWLTLLYLAAWLVCAYLPDSAQGITGLPHWFEMACLLTPLVFVLLCWAMVRFIFRDIPLEDKDAN; encoded by the coding sequence ATGGACAACCGTTTTGTTCAGGCACACATTGAGGCCCGCTGGGCGCTGTGGCTGACCCTTCTCTATCTTGCTGCCTGGTTAGTGTGTGCTTACCTACCGGATTCAGCGCAGGGCATCACCGGTTTACCCCACTGGTTTGAGATGGCCTGCCTGTTAACGCCGCTGGTGTTTGTGCTGCTCTGCTGGGCGATGGTGCGTTTTATCTTCCGTGATATCCCGCTGGAGGATAAGGATGCAAACTGA
- the prmA gene encoding 50S ribosomal protein L11 methyltransferase yields the protein MPWIQLKLNTTGAHAEDLSDALMEAGAVSITFQDTHDTPVFEPLPGETRLWGDTDVIGLFDAETEMAEVVAQLASHPLLGEGFAHKIEQLEDKDWEREWMDNFHPMRFGERLWICPSWRDVPDETAVNVMLDPGLAFGTGTHPTTSLCLQWLDGLDLNGKTVIDFGCGSGILAIAALKLGAAKAIGIDIDPQAIQASRDNAERNGVSDRLELYLPDDQPAEMKADVVVANILAGPLRELAPLISVLPVAGGLLGLSGILASQAESVCEAYTNLFNLDPVVEKEEWCRITGQKK from the coding sequence ATGCCATGGATCCAACTGAAACTGAACACCACCGGCGCGCATGCTGAAGATCTGAGCGACGCTCTGATGGAAGCAGGCGCAGTCTCCATTACCTTCCAGGACACGCACGACACGCCCGTGTTTGAGCCACTGCCGGGCGAGACTCGCCTGTGGGGCGATACCGATGTGATCGGCCTGTTCGATGCTGAAACAGAGATGGCGGAGGTGGTTGCCCAACTCGCGTCTCATCCGCTGCTGGGCGAAGGCTTCGCGCATAAAATTGAGCAGCTGGAAGATAAAGACTGGGAGCGCGAATGGATGGATAACTTCCACCCGATGCGCTTTGGCGAGCGGCTGTGGATCTGCCCGAGCTGGCGCGATGTGCCGGATGAAACCGCCGTTAACGTGATGCTCGATCCCGGCCTGGCATTCGGCACCGGCACCCATCCGACAACGTCGCTCTGCCTGCAGTGGCTCGACGGCCTCGATCTTAACGGCAAAACGGTGATCGATTTTGGCTGCGGCTCCGGCATTCTGGCGATCGCGGCACTGAAGCTGGGCGCGGCAAAAGCGATCGGGATCGATATCGATCCGCAGGCGATCCAGGCGAGCCGCGATAATGCCGAGCGCAATGGCGTCTCAGACCGCCTTGAACTCTATCTGCCGGACGATCAGCCTGCAGAGATGAAAGCCGACGTGGTGGTCGCGAATATCCTCGCTGGCCCGCTGCGCGAGCTGGCACCGCTGATTAGCGTTCTGCCCGTTGCGGGCGGGCTGCTGGGGCTGTCGGGCATCCTTGCCAGCCAGGCAGAGAGCGTTTGTGAAGCCTATACCAACTTGTTCAACCTCGATCCGGTGGTTGAAAAAGAGGAGTGGTGCCGGATCACCGGTCAGAAAAAATAG